Proteins encoded together in one Micromonospora kangleipakensis window:
- a CDS encoding transposase, whose protein sequence is MPRRRDPAAPRAVHRTARVALRVTPGQRRRCFGLLRSAGDVWACVLEVNGWRRRRRDVPLSGYQELCRELATSGPGTFAELDSVGARSVLRRFSDAWFAAAKRRSAGDLLARFPRRRRGLVPVRWYHGTFTLDGRRVRIPTAKGGAPLWVRLAREVPYPAEQVRSITLMCEDGRLFLDVTAEVPIAVYPPGEEPDPARVAGVDLGIIHPYAVAGPDGEGLLVSGRAIRAEHRMHLADTKARRRAVARRAPKPGEKGSRRWRQYRRRARLVEGRHRRRVRQAQHEAARTVVSWAVRQRVGVLHVGDPRGVLNLPAGRRHNLRLRQWQIGRLLQVLTDKATLAGITVRLVDERGTSSTCPACRRRVPKPRGRTLSCPHCAFSGHRDLVAAASIATRTPGGGSTTPTAVVQPEVVTHRRAGRHLPGAGRSRRDPRRPPRAARGSVGPRRPAPPTGGESLAPKARIHNTHRKPGER, encoded by the coding sequence GTGCCTCGTCGTCGGGATCCCGCCGCCCCGCGGGCCGTGCACCGCACCGCGCGCGTCGCGTTGCGGGTGACGCCCGGGCAGCGGCGGCGGTGTTTCGGGCTGCTGCGCTCGGCCGGTGACGTGTGGGCGTGTGTGTTGGAGGTCAACGGGTGGCGGCGTCGCCGCCGGGATGTACCCCTGTCCGGTTATCAGGAGTTGTGCCGGGAGTTGGCGACGTCCGGGCCGGGCACGTTCGCGGAACTGGATTCCGTCGGTGCGCGGTCGGTGTTGCGTCGGTTTTCCGATGCGTGGTTCGCGGCGGCGAAGCGCCGCAGCGCGGGTGACCTGTTGGCGCGGTTTCCGCGTCGCCGGCGGGGGTTGGTGCCGGTGCGCTGGTATCACGGCACGTTCACCCTCGACGGACGCCGGGTGCGGATCCCCACCGCCAAAGGTGGGGCGCCGTTGTGGGTGCGCCTGGCGCGGGAGGTGCCGTATCCGGCCGAACAAGTCCGGTCGATCACGCTGATGTGCGAGGACGGCCGCCTGTTCCTCGATGTCACCGCCGAGGTTCCGATTGCGGTCTACCCGCCCGGCGAGGAACCGGACCCGGCCAGGGTCGCCGGGGTGGATCTCGGGATCATCCACCCGTACGCGGTGGCCGGTCCTGACGGGGAGGGGTTGTTGGTGTCGGGGCGGGCGATCCGCGCCGAGCACCGCATGCACCTGGCCGACACGAAAGCCCGCCGCCGCGCCGTGGCACGGCGGGCGCCGAAACCTGGTGAGAAGGGGTCGCGGCGGTGGCGGCAGTACCGCCGTCGGGCACGGCTGGTGGAGGGCCGGCACCGGCGCAGGGTCCGGCAGGCCCAGCACGAGGCCGCCCGCACGGTCGTCTCGTGGGCGGTGCGGCAGCGGGTCGGTGTCCTGCACGTCGGCGATCCTCGCGGTGTGCTGAATCTGCCGGCGGGGCGGCGGCACAACCTGCGGCTACGGCAGTGGCAGATCGGCCGGCTCCTCCAAGTTCTCACCGACAAGGCCACCCTGGCCGGGATCACCGTCCGGCTGGTCGACGAACGCGGCACGTCGTCCACCTGCCCCGCCTGCCGAAGGCGGGTGCCGAAACCCCGGGGCAGGACGTTGTCCTGCCCGCACTGCGCATTCTCCGGTCACCGCGACCTGGTCGCGGCGGCCAGCATCGCCACCCGCACCCCGGGCGGCGGATCCACCACCCCGACAGCTGTTGTGCAGCCGGAGGTGGTCACGCACCGTCGAGCCGGCCGGCACCTGCCCGGTGCCGGCCGGTCCCGACGTGACCCCCGCCGCCCACCCCGGGCGGCGCGAGGATCAGTTGGCCCGCGGAGGCCCGCCCCACCAACCGGTGGGGAGTCGCTCGCCCCCAAAGCGAGGATCCACAACACCCACCGAAAACCCGGTGAACGTTAG
- a CDS encoding UdgX family uracil-DNA binding protein (This protein belongs to the uracil DNA glycosylase superfamily, members of which act in excision repair of DNA. However, it belongs more specifically to UdgX branch, whose founding member was found to bind uracil in DNA (where it does not belong), without cleaving it, appears to promote DNA repair by a pathway involving RecA, rather than base excision.) codes for MAEQTESAPGAQQFIPPQADTIDELRAAAAGCQGCELYRDASQTVFGRGDESARVVLVGEQPGDMEDQKGLPFVGPAGRLLRKAVDDAGIDPGHIYLTNAVKHFRFELRGKRRIHQSPDRVHITACRPWLVAEFARLSPEVVVVLGATAAKALLGPTFRVTKQRGELLPWPDAAQHPEDFKRVPVDNTGKVADVPPAQLLATIHPSAVLRADNQDVAYGGLVADLTVAARALAA; via the coding sequence ATGGCCGAGCAGACCGAGAGCGCCCCCGGCGCCCAGCAGTTCATCCCGCCGCAGGCCGACACCATCGACGAGCTGCGCGCCGCGGCGGCCGGCTGCCAGGGGTGTGAGCTCTACCGGGACGCCTCGCAGACCGTCTTCGGCCGGGGCGACGAGAGCGCCCGGGTGGTCCTCGTGGGCGAGCAGCCCGGCGACATGGAGGACCAGAAGGGCCTGCCCTTCGTCGGCCCGGCCGGCCGGCTGCTGCGCAAGGCGGTGGACGACGCCGGCATCGACCCTGGTCACATCTACCTGACCAACGCAGTCAAGCACTTCAGATTCGAGCTGCGCGGCAAGCGCCGGATCCACCAGTCGCCGGACCGGGTGCACATCACCGCCTGCCGGCCCTGGCTGGTGGCCGAGTTCGCCCGGCTGAGCCCCGAGGTGGTGGTGGTGCTCGGCGCCACCGCCGCCAAGGCCCTGCTCGGCCCGACGTTCCGGGTGACGAAGCAGCGCGGCGAGCTGCTGCCCTGGCCGGACGCCGCGCAGCACCCGGAGGACTTCAAGCGGGTGCCGGTGGACAACACGGGCAAGGTGGCCGACGTGCCTCCGGCGCAACTCCTGGCCACCATCCACCCGTCCGCGGTGCTGCGCGCCGACAACCAGGACGTGGCGTACGGGGGGCTGGTCGCCGACCTCACTGTCGCCGCCCGCGCCCTCGCCGCCTGA
- a CDS encoding acyl-CoA dehydrogenase family protein has translation MEQHLYEPVHEEFRDLCREFLAREAAPHHERWEADGIVDREVWRKAGAAGLLGMDVDTEYGGGGQRDFRFNAVLVEEIVASGCSGLGFGLHNDVVAPYLTELTTDDQRKRWLPRFCSGDLVTAIAMSEPGAGSDLAGIRTSAVRDGDTYLLNGQKTFITNGEMADLVVLVVRTAPDQGAHGVSLVAVETGTPGFTRGRRLAKVGLKANDTAELFFDDCRVPAENLIGTENHGFYHLMGNLPRERLSIAVAAVAAAEKLLAVTLDYARSREAFGRPIGKFQHNRFLLAELDTEVTIARTFVNHCVAEFNAGRLSVTDAAKAKWWTTELQNKVADRCVQLHGGYGFMLEYPVAKAWLDGRVQTIYGGTTEIMKEIIGRGLGL, from the coding sequence ATGGAGCAGCATCTCTACGAACCCGTCCACGAGGAGTTCCGCGACCTGTGCCGGGAGTTTCTGGCCCGGGAGGCCGCCCCGCACCACGAGCGCTGGGAGGCCGACGGGATCGTCGACCGGGAGGTCTGGCGCAAGGCCGGCGCGGCCGGGCTGCTCGGCATGGACGTCGACACCGAGTATGGCGGCGGCGGCCAGCGGGACTTCCGGTTCAACGCGGTGCTGGTCGAGGAGATCGTCGCGTCCGGCTGTTCCGGGCTCGGCTTCGGCCTGCACAACGATGTGGTGGCGCCGTACCTGACCGAGCTGACCACCGACGACCAGCGCAAGCGCTGGCTGCCGCGCTTCTGCTCCGGGGACCTGGTCACCGCGATCGCGATGAGCGAGCCCGGCGCGGGCAGCGACCTGGCCGGGATCCGCACCAGCGCGGTCCGCGACGGTGACACGTACCTGCTCAACGGCCAGAAGACGTTCATCACCAACGGCGAGATGGCCGACCTGGTGGTGCTGGTCGTCCGGACCGCCCCGGACCAGGGCGCCCACGGGGTGAGCCTGGTCGCGGTGGAGACCGGGACCCCCGGGTTCACCCGGGGCCGGCGGCTGGCCAAGGTCGGGCTGAAGGCCAACGACACCGCCGAGCTCTTCTTCGACGACTGCCGGGTGCCGGCGGAGAACCTGATCGGCACCGAGAACCACGGCTTCTACCACCTGATGGGGAACCTGCCCCGGGAGCGGCTGAGCATCGCGGTGGCCGCGGTCGCGGCGGCGGAGAAGCTGCTCGCGGTCACCCTCGACTACGCCCGCTCGCGGGAGGCGTTCGGCCGGCCGATCGGGAAGTTCCAGCACAACCGTTTCCTCCTGGCCGAGCTGGACACCGAGGTGACGATCGCGCGCACCTTCGTCAACCACTGCGTCGCCGAGTTCAACGCCGGCCGGCTGTCGGTGACCGACGCGGCGAAGGCCAAGTGGTGGACCACCGAGCTGCAGAACAAGGTCGCCGACCGCTGCGTGCAGCTGCACGGCGGCTACGGCTTCATGCTGGAGTACCCGGTGGCGAAGGCCTGGCTGGACGGGCGGGTGCAGACCATCTACGGCGGCACCACCGAGATCATGAAGGAGATCATCGGCCGAGGTCTCGGCCTGTAG
- a CDS encoding MFS transporter, giving the protein MATDLTAPARTRPDVAPIQRRTLRLLFTTQIIGGVGVTIGIAVGALLAARVAGTAMAGLAQSAAVVGGALLAVPVTRIMNGHGRRPGLAVAYLAGAVGAVLVVLATVTRSVPLLFLGMLLFGGGTAANLQARYAAVDLAEPARRGRQLSLIVWATTIGAVAAPNFAALADRATTGWGLPALAGPFAFSAAAFALAAVVLLVLLRPDPLLTARRLAAAEAPVAAAVAPPDLTPPADAVAPPAPTARRGAGMRAAWQVVRGRPAARLGIAAVAVGHVVMVAVMSMTPVRLGESHSDADVLRVVGIVLSLHIAGMYALSPLVGWLTDRAGRRAVILGGVATLLAACAVAGTAGHHTPRLSIGLVLLGLGWSGTMVAGSTLLSESVPAAVRPSVQGFSDLTMGLAGAGAAAVSGFVMRAAGYPVLTLLAAIAVVPLVALALRPVPGRVPDEED; this is encoded by the coding sequence ATGGCCACCGATCTGACCGCGCCGGCCCGTACCCGGCCGGACGTCGCGCCGATCCAGCGGCGGACCCTGCGCCTGCTCTTCACCACCCAGATCATCGGCGGGGTCGGCGTCACCATCGGCATCGCGGTGGGGGCGCTGCTCGCCGCGCGGGTCGCCGGCACCGCGATGGCCGGCCTGGCGCAGAGCGCCGCCGTGGTGGGTGGGGCCCTGCTTGCCGTCCCGGTCACCCGGATCATGAACGGGCACGGACGCCGGCCGGGACTGGCCGTCGCCTACCTGGCCGGCGCGGTCGGCGCCGTGCTGGTGGTGCTCGCCACCGTCACCCGCTCCGTGCCGCTGCTCTTCCTCGGCATGCTGCTCTTCGGTGGGGGCACCGCGGCGAACCTCCAGGCCCGCTACGCCGCGGTGGACCTCGCCGAGCCGGCCCGCCGGGGCCGTCAGCTCTCGCTGATCGTCTGGGCCACCACCATCGGCGCCGTGGCGGCGCCGAACTTCGCCGCGCTCGCCGACCGCGCCACCACCGGTTGGGGGCTGCCGGCGCTGGCCGGCCCGTTCGCGTTCAGCGCTGCCGCCTTCGCGCTCGCCGCCGTCGTACTCCTCGTGCTCTTGCGGCCCGACCCGCTGCTCACCGCCCGCCGGCTGGCGGCGGCCGAGGCCCCGGTGGCGGCCGCCGTCGCGCCGCCGGACCTCACCCCGCCGGCGGACGCCGTCGCCCCGCCAGCTCCGACCGCCCGGCGCGGCGCGGGGATGCGGGCGGCCTGGCAGGTGGTACGCGGGCGCCCGGCCGCCCGGCTCGGCATCGCGGCGGTGGCGGTGGGCCACGTGGTGATGGTGGCGGTGATGTCGATGACCCCGGTACGCCTCGGCGAGTCGCACTCCGACGCGGACGTGCTGCGGGTGGTCGGCATCGTGCTGAGCCTGCACATCGCCGGCATGTACGCCCTCAGCCCGCTGGTGGGCTGGCTCACCGACCGGGCGGGCCGGCGCGCGGTCATCCTGGGCGGGGTCGCAACGCTGCTGGCCGCGTGCGCGGTCGCCGGCACCGCCGGGCACCACACGCCCCGGCTCTCGATCGGCCTGGTCCTGCTCGGACTGGGCTGGTCCGGCACCATGGTGGCCGGCTCGACGCTGCTGTCGGAGTCGGTGCCGGCCGCGGTCCGGCCGAGCGTGCAGGGGTTCTCCGACCTGACGATGGGGCTGGCCGGCGCGGGAGCCGCCGCGGTCAGCGGGTTTGTCATGCGGGCGGCCGGTTATCCGGTGCTCACCCTGCTGGCGGCGATCGCGGTCGTGCCCCTGGTGGCGCTAGCGTTGCGTCCGGTGCCCGGGCGGGTGCCCGACGAGGAGGACTGA
- a CDS encoding DUF3046 domain-containing protein translates to MRLTDFWARLEEAFGPDYAASIARDQVLSQLGGRTIEQALRSGEQTHVVWRAVVAAYPDRVPARLR, encoded by the coding sequence GTGCGGCTGACCGACTTCTGGGCGCGGCTGGAGGAGGCGTTCGGGCCGGATTACGCGGCCAGCATCGCCCGCGACCAGGTGCTGTCCCAGCTCGGCGGGCGGACCATCGAGCAGGCGCTCCGGTCGGGTGAGCAGACCCACGTGGTCTGGCGGGCCGTCGTCGCCGCCTATCCCGACCGGGTCCCCGCCCGGCTACGTTGA
- the recA gene encoding recombinase RecA produces MAAGPDREKALDLALAQIDKQFGKGSVMRLGERPVIQTAVIPTGSIALDVALGVGGLPRGRVVEIYGPESSGKTTVALHAVANAQRAGGIAAFIDAEHALDPDYAKALGVDTDALLVSQPDTGEQALEIVDMLVRSGAIDVIVIDSVAALVPRAEIEGEMGDSHVGLQARLMSQALRKITGVLNNTGTTAIFINQLREKIGVMFGSPETTTGGRALKFYASVRLDVRRIESLKDGTDVVGNRTRVKVVKNKVAAPFKQAEFDIMYGKGISREGSLIDVGVEQAIIRKSGAWYTYDGDQLGQGKEKAREFLKENPDVAAEIEKKILEKLGVGVGAGDAAGGPELPPVDF; encoded by the coding sequence ATGGCCGCAGGGCCCGATCGGGAGAAGGCACTCGACCTTGCTCTCGCTCAGATCGACAAGCAGTTCGGCAAGGGTTCGGTGATGCGGCTGGGCGAGCGGCCGGTCATCCAGACCGCGGTGATTCCGACCGGCTCGATCGCGCTCGACGTGGCGCTCGGCGTGGGCGGTCTGCCCCGCGGCCGGGTCGTCGAGATCTACGGTCCCGAGTCCAGCGGTAAGACCACGGTCGCCCTGCACGCAGTGGCCAACGCCCAGCGGGCCGGTGGCATCGCCGCTTTCATCGACGCCGAGCACGCGCTCGACCCGGATTACGCGAAGGCCCTCGGTGTCGACACCGACGCCCTGCTGGTCTCCCAGCCGGACACCGGTGAGCAGGCGCTGGAGATCGTCGACATGCTGGTCCGCTCCGGCGCGATCGACGTCATCGTGATCGACTCGGTCGCGGCCCTGGTGCCGCGTGCCGAGATCGAGGGCGAGATGGGCGACAGCCACGTGGGTCTGCAGGCCCGGCTGATGAGCCAGGCGCTGCGGAAGATCACCGGTGTGCTCAACAACACCGGCACCACGGCGATCTTCATCAACCAGCTCCGCGAGAAGATCGGCGTGATGTTCGGCAGCCCGGAGACCACCACCGGTGGTCGGGCGCTGAAGTTCTACGCCTCGGTCCGGCTCGACGTGCGCCGCATCGAGAGCCTCAAGGACGGCACCGACGTGGTCGGTAACCGCACCCGCGTCAAGGTCGTGAAGAACAAGGTCGCCGCGCCGTTCAAGCAGGCCGAGTTCGACATCATGTACGGCAAGGGCATCTCCCGCGAGGGCTCGCTGATCGACGTCGGCGTGGAGCAGGCGATCATCCGCAAGTCCGGCGCCTGGTACACCTACGACGGCGACCAGCTCGGCCAGGGCAAGGAGAAGGCCCGGGAGTTCCTCAAGGAGAACCCGGACGTGGCCGCCGAGATCGAGAAGAAGATCCTGGAGAAGCTCGGCGTCGGGGTCGGCGCGGGCGACGCCGCCGGTGGCCCGGAGCTGCCGCCGGTCGACTTCTGA
- a CDS encoding regulatory protein RecX → MAGRRARTGRGWDASPPRAGDDNTTPRPRRGRRGRSEEADPEATPAPPRDEAEVAREICLRQLAVRPRTRAELAGALAKRGISEEVSAQVLDRYDEVGIIDDAAFARAWVSSRHAGRGLARRALANELRQRGVDGDTASEALGELDEETEAETARALVDRKLRSVRGEPDAVFRRLVGMLARKGYPPGVAIRAVKDALAAQSAEAAEFADQIDADALADAEGELDRDNRVPE, encoded by the coding sequence GTGGCAGGACGACGCGCCCGCACGGGGCGGGGCTGGGACGCGAGCCCGCCCCGGGCGGGTGACGACAACACGACCCCCCGGCCCCGACGGGGCCGCCGCGGCCGGTCCGAGGAGGCCGACCCGGAGGCGACCCCGGCGCCACCGCGCGACGAGGCCGAGGTGGCCCGGGAGATCTGCCTGCGGCAGCTCGCGGTGCGGCCGCGTACCCGGGCGGAGCTGGCCGGCGCGCTGGCCAAGCGGGGCATCTCCGAGGAGGTCTCCGCGCAGGTGCTCGACCGGTACGACGAGGTCGGCATCATCGACGACGCCGCCTTCGCCCGGGCCTGGGTCTCCAGCCGGCACGCCGGCCGGGGGCTGGCCCGGCGGGCGCTCGCCAACGAGCTGCGCCAGCGCGGGGTGGACGGGGACACCGCCAGCGAGGCCCTCGGCGAGCTGGACGAGGAGACCGAGGCGGAGACCGCCCGCGCCCTGGTGGACCGGAAGCTGCGCTCCGTCCGGGGCGAGCCGGACGCGGTCTTCCGCCGGCTGGTGGGCATGCTCGCCCGCAAGGGCTACCCGCCGGGCGTGGCGATCCGGGCGGTGAAGGACGCGCTCGCCGCGCAGAGCGCGGAGGCGGCCGAGTTCGCCGACCAGATCGACGCCGACGCCCTCGCCGACGCCGAGGGCGAGCTCGACCGGGACAACCGAGTGCCGGAGTGA
- the rny gene encoding ribonuclease Y, with protein sequence MSAFDVVILAVVLILAVVVVGAVLVGVRTMRRISVAPTPGDPAFIAEKDRQEQSLAALRSAADEANSTIDVAKSAAAAARAEAAAAKAEAKAARAEAGRVLDDARAEADTVLERAHKQAEADAERLRTAARRSGEREVAVLAATTREQAAEVERRAARMDERERLHTEEVERLAERERQLTAASAALAARENALAERERAVAEAEEQRRRELERVAGLTADAARAELVEVIEGQAKREAALLVRDIESDARNTAEQRARHIVVDAIQRVASEQTAESVVSVLHLPGDEMKGRIIGREGRNIRAFESVTGVNLIIDDTPEAVLLSCFDPVRREVGRLTLEKLVLDGRIHPHRIEEVYELARHEVEELCHRAAEDALVEVGITDIHPELVTLLGRLRYRTSYGQNVLKHLVETAHIAGIMAAELRLDVPTIKRSAFLHDIGKALTHEVEGSHAIIGADLARKYGESEDVVHAIEAHHNEVPPQTIEAVLTQASDACSGGRPGARRESLEAYVKRLERIEEIAAGKPGVEKVFAMQAGREIRVMVKPDDVDDIGAAVLARDVAKQIEEELTYPGQIRVTVVRESRVTEIAR encoded by the coding sequence ATGAGCGCCTTCGACGTGGTCATCCTCGCGGTGGTGCTGATCCTGGCCGTCGTGGTGGTCGGGGCCGTCCTGGTGGGCGTCCGGACGATGCGCCGGATCAGCGTCGCGCCGACCCCCGGGGACCCGGCCTTCATCGCCGAGAAGGACCGCCAGGAGCAGTCCCTGGCCGCCCTGCGCTCCGCCGCCGACGAGGCGAACAGCACCATCGACGTGGCGAAGTCGGCCGCCGCCGCGGCTCGCGCCGAGGCGGCCGCCGCGAAGGCCGAGGCGAAGGCGGCCCGGGCCGAGGCCGGGCGGGTGCTCGACGACGCCCGCGCGGAGGCCGACACCGTCCTGGAGCGGGCGCACAAGCAGGCCGAGGCGGACGCCGAGCGGCTCCGTACGGCCGCCCGGCGCAGCGGCGAGCGGGAGGTCGCCGTGCTCGCCGCGACCACCCGGGAGCAGGCCGCCGAGGTGGAGCGCCGGGCCGCCCGGATGGACGAGCGGGAGCGGCTGCACACCGAGGAGGTGGAGCGGCTCGCCGAGCGGGAGCGGCAGCTCACCGCCGCCAGCGCCGCCCTCGCCGCCCGGGAGAACGCCCTGGCGGAGCGGGAGCGGGCGGTGGCCGAGGCGGAGGAGCAGCGCCGACGGGAGCTGGAGCGGGTGGCCGGGCTGACCGCCGACGCCGCCCGGGCCGAGCTGGTCGAGGTGATCGAGGGCCAGGCCAAGCGGGAGGCCGCGCTGCTGGTCCGGGACATCGAGTCGGACGCCCGCAACACCGCCGAGCAGCGCGCCCGGCACATCGTGGTCGACGCCATCCAGCGGGTGGCCAGCGAGCAGACCGCGGAGAGCGTGGTCAGTGTCCTGCACCTGCCCGGCGACGAGATGAAGGGGCGGATCATCGGCCGGGAGGGTCGCAACATCCGCGCCTTCGAGTCCGTCACCGGGGTCAACCTGATCATCGACGACACCCCCGAGGCGGTGCTGCTCTCCTGCTTCGACCCGGTCCGCCGGGAGGTCGGCCGGCTCACCCTGGAGAAGCTGGTCCTCGACGGGCGGATCCACCCGCACCGGATCGAGGAGGTCTACGAGCTGGCCCGGCACGAGGTGGAGGAGCTGTGCCACCGCGCCGCCGAGGACGCGCTGGTCGAGGTCGGCATCACCGACATCCACCCGGAGTTGGTCACCCTGCTCGGCCGGCTGCGCTACCGGACGTCGTACGGGCAGAACGTGCTCAAGCACCTGGTGGAGACCGCGCACATCGCCGGCATCATGGCCGCCGAGCTGCGGCTGGACGTGCCGACCATCAAGCGGTCGGCGTTCCTGCACGACATCGGCAAGGCGCTCACCCACGAGGTGGAGGGGAGCCACGCCATCATCGGCGCCGACCTCGCCCGCAAGTACGGCGAGAGCGAGGACGTGGTGCACGCCATCGAGGCGCACCACAACGAGGTGCCGCCGCAGACCATCGAGGCCGTCCTCACCCAGGCCTCCGACGCCTGCTCCGGGGGCCGGCCGGGCGCCCGCCGGGAGAGCCTGGAGGCGTACGTCAAGCGGCTGGAGCGGATCGAGGAGATCGCGGCCGGCAAGCCCGGCGTGGAGAAGGTCTTCGCGATGCAGGCGGGCCGGGAGATCCGGGTCATGGTGAAGCCGGACGACGTCGACGACATCGGCGCGGCGGTCCTCGCGCGGGACGTGGCCAAGCAGATCGAGGAGGAGCTGACCTACCCCGGTCAGATCCGGGTGACCGTGGTCCGCGAGTCCCGGGTCACCGAGATCGCCCGCTGA
- a CDS encoding amino acid ABC transporter permease — MSQQTSVLYDVPGPRQRRITLISSLVAGVVLLLGAYFLIYQPLDDKGQFSMELWGPLVDPSNENFSLVWDRIGLGFKNTLTAAALAIVASLVVGTLLAVLRIQLKSLTRRRFTGLATPLAYLLRGLSLLLSAVTRVCVEVFRGLPVVLTIFFVARGFPEFGVSFDNLWYLVIGLTVYNSVVIAEILRSGMEGLPGGQAEAAAAIGLSPAQTTRMILLPQAFRIMLPALISQLVVVLKDTSLGFIISYEETLNIGKQIIGVLGNPIQVYVVIAVLFIAVNYSLSKLAQYLQRRLARGRKTAGIPALNPPPAALMSQAEGAGGN; from the coding sequence ATGAGTCAGCAGACCAGCGTCCTCTACGACGTCCCCGGCCCCCGCCAGCGGCGGATCACCCTGATCAGCAGCCTGGTCGCCGGGGTGGTCCTGCTCCTCGGGGCGTACTTCCTGATCTACCAGCCGCTGGACGACAAGGGCCAGTTCTCGATGGAGCTCTGGGGGCCGCTGGTCGACCCCTCCAACGAGAACTTCTCCCTGGTGTGGGACCGGATCGGCCTCGGCTTCAAGAACACGCTCACCGCCGCCGCGCTGGCCATCGTCGCCTCGCTGGTGGTCGGCACCCTGCTGGCCGTCCTGCGGATCCAGCTCAAGAGCCTCACCCGGCGGCGGTTCACCGGGCTGGCCACGCCGCTGGCGTACCTGCTGCGCGGGCTGAGCCTGCTGCTGTCGGCGGTCACCCGGGTCTGCGTCGAGGTGTTCCGCGGCCTGCCGGTCGTGCTCACCATCTTCTTCGTGGCCCGCGGCTTCCCCGAGTTCGGCGTCTCGTTCGACAACCTCTGGTACCTGGTGATCGGCCTGACCGTTTACAACTCCGTGGTCATCGCCGAGATCCTCCGCTCCGGCATGGAAGGCCTGCCCGGCGGGCAGGCGGAGGCCGCCGCCGCCATCGGGCTCTCCCCCGCGCAGACCACCCGGATGATCCTGCTGCCCCAGGCCTTCCGGATCATGCTGCCGGCGCTGATCAGCCAGCTGGTCGTGGTGCTCAAGGACACCTCGCTGGGCTTCATCATCAGCTACGAGGAGACCCTGAACATCGGCAAGCAGATCATCGGCGTGCTGGGCAACCCGATCCAGGTCTACGTGGTGATCGCCGTGCTCTTCATCGCGGTGAACTACTCGCTGTCGAAGCTGGCCCAGTACCTCCAGCGCCGGCTCGCCCGCGGTCGCAAGACCGCCGGCATCCCCGCCCTGAACCCGCCGCCCGCGGCGCTCATGTCGCAGGCCGAGGGCGCCGGCGGCAACTGA
- a CDS encoding amino acid ABC transporter permease — translation MNVLIDKFDVFAGGFWLTLQICVLAAIGALILGAVVAVLRISPVPPLRAVGTGYVNVFRNMPLTVVMFFAAFGLPALGSNADFLRIPGVDALFTRLGTDLPYFRFALIALVLYTAAFVCEALRSGVNAVPAGQAEAARSIGLTFGQNLRYVVLPQSWKASVVPLGSVIIAMIKNSALAGFFGVVGDLSATADQLTGAEGYAFIPVAIGISIGYLIMTVPLGALLDRIEKRQAVAR, via the coding sequence GTGAACGTGCTCATCGACAAGTTCGACGTCTTTGCGGGTGGTTTCTGGCTCACCCTCCAGATCTGCGTACTGGCCGCGATCGGCGCCCTGATCCTGGGCGCCGTCGTGGCGGTGCTCCGGATCTCCCCGGTGCCGCCGCTGCGCGCCGTCGGCACCGGCTACGTGAACGTCTTCCGCAACATGCCGCTGACCGTGGTGATGTTCTTCGCCGCCTTCGGCCTGCCGGCGCTCGGCTCCAACGCCGACTTCCTGCGCATCCCCGGCGTGGACGCGCTCTTCACCCGGCTCGGCACCGACCTGCCGTACTTCCGCTTCGCGCTGATCGCCCTGGTGCTCTACACCGCGGCGTTCGTCTGTGAGGCGCTGCGCTCCGGCGTGAACGCGGTGCCGGCCGGGCAGGCCGAGGCCGCGCGCTCCATCGGTCTCACCTTCGGCCAGAACCTGCGCTACGTGGTCCTGCCGCAGTCCTGGAAGGCCTCGGTCGTGCCGCTCGGCTCGGTCATCATCGCCATGATCAAGAACTCGGCGCTGGCCGGCTTCTTCGGGGTCGTCGGCGATCTGTCGGCCACGGCCGACCAGCTCACCGGAGCCGAGGGCTACGCCTTCATCCCGGTCGCCATCGGCATCTCGATCGGCTACCTGATCATGACCGTGCCGCTCGGCGCCCTGCTGGACCGGATCGAGAAGCGACAGGCGGTGGCCCGATGA